In one Roseburia intestinalis L1-82 genomic region, the following are encoded:
- a CDS encoding ABC transporter ATP-binding protein, which translates to MLDSLKFYHKRIKEGVLKDMWRETVWIYEYARKYWKQMIFYTLLGLSGTVVSLISSLISRDMVDIITGKQAGLLVRTFCLYIGFSIGNMLISQVTSYFSNKISISVDNDIKADIFDKMLVTDLEAIQKYHTGDLLTRWNSDASNISNGILSWIPNLIIYTVRFISTFVLVFYNDPMFALLAMLGMPVSMLMSRRILRRMKGNNEKSAAMNAKMSGFNQEAFSNIQTIKAFDLVRLYGERLRGLQKEYLGMKLEFQKMSMATSILLSIVGLAVSYSCYGFGIYRVWSGAISYGTMTMFLSLSGSLTGTLNQLVSLVPTAISLTTSAGRLMDILGMPKEDYSDAEHAEKFYEENRENGISLCISKMSYTYHNGTKVFMRADFEAHPHEIVALVGPSGEGKTTLLRIMLALLHIQSGDEDLVGAKTGEVLTITPAARRLFSYVPQGNTMFSGTIAENMRNVRPDATDEEIKEVLIVSCAWEFVQKLPDGIYSKVGERGVGFSEGQAQRLSIARALLRRAPILLLDEATSALDVATERRVLKNIMQTNEPRTCIVTTHRPTVLSVCRRVYGIREQRCVVLTAEEVQKMMDEF; encoded by the coding sequence ATGTTAGACAGTCTGAAATTTTATCATAAAAGGATCAAAGAGGGTGTATTAAAAGATATGTGGCGGGAGACCGTCTGGATCTATGAGTATGCGAGAAAGTACTGGAAACAGATGATTTTTTACACGCTGCTTGGTCTGTCTGGAACAGTTGTTTCACTGATTTCAAGTCTGATTTCAAGGGATATGGTCGATATTATCACCGGAAAGCAGGCGGGGCTTTTGGTGCGTACGTTCTGTCTGTATATCGGGTTTTCCATAGGGAATATGCTGATCTCACAGGTGACCAGTTATTTTTCCAATAAGATCAGTATCAGTGTGGACAATGATATCAAGGCAGATATTTTTGATAAAATGTTAGTGACGGATCTTGAGGCAATCCAGAAATATCACACGGGAGATCTCCTGACACGCTGGAATTCGGATGCCTCAAACATTTCAAATGGTATTTTAAGCTGGATTCCGAATCTGATCATATATACTGTGCGGTTTATCAGTACGTTTGTGCTTGTCTTTTACAATGATCCGATGTTTGCACTTCTTGCGATGCTTGGCATGCCGGTCAGTATGCTGATGTCGAGGCGGATTTTAAGGCGAATGAAAGGAAATAATGAGAAAAGCGCAGCTATGAATGCAAAGATGTCAGGATTTAACCAGGAGGCATTTTCGAATATCCAGACGATCAAGGCTTTTGATCTGGTGCGGCTCTACGGGGAACGTCTGCGAGGACTGCAAAAAGAATATCTTGGTATGAAGCTGGAGTTTCAGAAAATGTCCATGGCAACCTCGATCCTGTTATCGATCGTCGGGCTTGCGGTGTCATACAGCTGTTATGGATTTGGTATTTACCGCGTCTGGAGTGGTGCGATCTCCTACGGTACGATGACGATGTTTTTATCATTGTCCGGCTCACTGACAGGAACGCTGAATCAGCTTGTGTCACTGGTACCGACGGCGATTTCGCTGACCACATCTGCTGGAAGGCTGATGGATATCCTTGGCATGCCAAAAGAGGACTATTCGGATGCAGAGCATGCGGAGAAATTTTATGAAGAGAACCGGGAGAACGGCATCAGTCTTTGCATTTCTAAGATGTCTTATACTTATCACAATGGAACAAAGGTGTTTATGCGGGCGGACTTTGAGGCACATCCACATGAGATTGTTGCGTTAGTCGGACCTTCCGGTGAAGGAAAAACAACGCTTTTGCGCATTATGCTCGCCCTGCTGCATATACAAAGCGGGGATGAAGATCTGGTGGGAGCAAAAACAGGGGAAGTGCTTACAATCACACCGGCAGCACGCCGTCTGTTCTCTTATGTGCCACAGGGAAATACAATGTTTTCCGGCACGATTGCGGAAAATATGCGGAATGTCAGACCGGATGCTACGGATGAGGAGATCAAAGAAGTACTGATAGTATCCTGTGCCTGGGAGTTTGTACAGAAACTGCCGGATGGGATATATAGTAAAGTCGGAGAGCGGGGGGTCGGATTCTCAGAAGGACAGGCACAGAGGCTTTCAATCGCAAGGGCATTGCTTCGCCGTGCGCCGATCCTGCTTTTGGATGAGGCGACAAGTGCACTTGATGTTGCAACCGAGCGCAGGGTTTTGAAAAATATCATGCAGACAAATGAACCGCGCACCTGTATCGTGACCACACACCGCCCAACGGTATTGTCGGTGTGCAGGAGGGTGTATGGAATCCGGGAACAGAGGTGTGTTGTGCTGACCGCAGAGGAAGTACAGAAAATGATGGATGAGTTTTGA
- a CDS encoding nucleotidyltransferase domain-containing protein translates to MEEKNKEKELILCSLLDAALHAEPHVENQAALKQKWERLKQQETDWESILSIADRHRVLPLLYDVLENILPEDGADWKRVQERSTQTVWQSYRLLFMSRYVTGLLKDAGIDTILLKGSGVAGLYPVPELRKSGDVDLLVENGKMAQEAGRCLQVHGFVAESGHQENHHLTYMSPEGIRLELHSALVEPFDSTEVNTFLEKCQKDFFENRVTENVMGVDFFLASPSYQAFYLLLHMLQHFLRSGFGLKLLCDWVVFWEHGCTAEEEAKFLTLVRECGILNLACVVTLFCVRYLGLSENKVQFLEKAGEAGAMKEEAYLEEFFTEIMEAEEFGEADSKRMVAMRGTGWIDYIREFHHQMHLSHPKAGQYKILYPILWVRTFFGFVYRNRKLRGISSIAILKNAKKRSRLVTKMKLFQKNKYEE, encoded by the coding sequence ATGGAAGAAAAAAATAAAGAGAAAGAACTTATATTGTGCAGTCTTTTGGATGCAGCACTACATGCAGAACCGCATGTAGAAAATCAGGCAGCTTTAAAGCAGAAATGGGAACGATTAAAACAACAGGAAACGGACTGGGAAAGTATTCTTTCCATAGCGGATCGTCATCGTGTGCTGCCGCTTTTGTATGACGTATTGGAAAATATTCTGCCAGAGGACGGGGCAGACTGGAAAAGAGTGCAGGAGAGAAGTACGCAGACTGTATGGCAGTCCTACCGTCTGCTTTTTATGAGCCGGTATGTGACAGGTCTTTTGAAAGATGCGGGAATTGATACGATATTATTAAAGGGAAGCGGCGTAGCAGGACTTTATCCGGTGCCGGAACTGCGCAAGTCGGGGGATGTTGATCTTTTAGTTGAGAACGGAAAGATGGCGCAGGAGGCTGGCAGATGTCTGCAGGTGCATGGATTTGTGGCAGAGAGCGGACATCAGGAAAATCACCATCTTACTTATATGAGCCCGGAAGGAATCCGTTTAGAGCTGCACAGTGCATTAGTGGAGCCGTTTGATTCAACGGAAGTGAACACTTTTTTGGAAAAATGTCAGAAAGATTTTTTTGAAAACAGGGTTACTGAAAATGTCATGGGAGTGGATTTTTTCCTGGCCTCGCCATCATATCAGGCATTTTATCTGTTATTACATATGCTGCAGCATTTTTTGCGTTCCGGATTTGGCTTAAAACTTCTTTGCGACTGGGTTGTATTCTGGGAACATGGATGTACGGCAGAGGAGGAAGCAAAATTTTTAACACTGGTCAGAGAATGCGGCATCTTAAATCTTGCATGTGTAGTTACGTTATTTTGTGTCAGATATCTGGGATTATCAGAAAACAAGGTGCAGTTTCTGGAAAAGGCAGGAGAAGCCGGGGCAATGAAAGAGGAGGCTTACCTGGAAGAGTTTTTTACAGAGATCATGGAAGCCGAGGAATTTGGTGAAGCAGATTCAAAACGCATGGTAGCCATGAGGGGAACAGGATGGATTGATTATATCAGGGAGTTTCATCATCAGATGCACCTAAGCCATCCGAAAGCCGGGCAGTATAAAATACTTTATCCCATTCTGTGGGTAAGGACATTTTTCGGTTTTGTATACCGCAACCGGAAACTTCGTGGAATATCAAGTATTGCCATCTTAAAAAATGCAAAGAAACGAAGCCGGCTGGTAACGAAGATGAAGCTGTTTCAAAAGAATAAATACGAGGAATAA
- a CDS encoding lipopolysaccharide biosynthesis protein, with protein sequence MEKSRTEYSTMNTVVAMISRIAAILMGFVTRVVFTHTLSESYVGINGLFTDILNVLSLTELGVETAISYALYRPIAQGDIRKQQILMRMFRTFYRITAGCVVVLGLSIIPFFDVLMKNRPDVDHLMLIYFLYLANSVVSYLLVYKRTLIEVHQLNYIVLLYQTAFLILQDICQIVILFTTHNFIFFLSIYIVCTLLSNICISRKADRMYPYLKEKTKEQLPEDERKDIFRNIKAMLMHKLGNVVVNNTDNLLISSFVGVISVGIYSNYFLLIGSVRQVLDQIFQGITASVGNLGATEDEGRVKSIFETAFFIGNWLYGAAAICLYELLNPFVELAFGKQYLFDMPVVLILCINFYINGTRKAVLTFRDSLGLFWFDRYKALVEAVLNLAISLILVWKFGTFGVFAGTFLSTMLTSVWVEPYVLYRHRLHAKVAPFFVRYVIYTAVTGVIWYGTDRLCLFADGGRVIVFLKRFFICAVVPSLVMLLCFCHTKEFGIVKRKALAIWKKRWTDGRKK encoded by the coding sequence ATGGAGAAGAGCAGAACAGAATATTCGACCATGAATACCGTGGTTGCCATGATCTCAAGGATTGCTGCGATTCTGATGGGGTTTGTGACACGTGTGGTATTTACACACACACTCAGTGAGAGTTATGTCGGAATCAATGGACTTTTCACGGATATCTTAAATGTACTCTCACTGACAGAGCTTGGTGTGGAAACGGCGATCAGTTATGCACTCTATCGTCCAATCGCACAGGGAGATATCAGAAAACAGCAGATCCTGATGCGGATGTTTAGGACATTTTATCGTATCACGGCAGGCTGTGTGGTAGTGTTAGGATTGTCGATCATTCCCTTTTTTGATGTTCTCATGAAAAACCGGCCGGATGTTGATCATCTGATGCTGATTTATTTTTTATATCTGGCAAATTCAGTCGTTTCTTATCTGCTGGTATATAAACGTACCCTGATCGAAGTGCATCAGTTAAACTATATTGTTCTTTTATACCAGACGGCATTTCTGATCTTACAGGATATCTGTCAGATCGTCATTTTATTTACGACACACAACTTTATTTTTTTCCTGAGTATTTATATTGTATGTACACTGCTCTCTAATATCTGCATTTCCCGAAAGGCGGATCGTATGTATCCGTACCTGAAAGAGAAAACGAAAGAGCAGCTGCCGGAGGATGAAAGAAAAGATATATTCCGCAATATAAAAGCCATGCTGATGCATAAACTTGGAAATGTGGTGGTCAATAATACCGATAATCTGCTGATTTCTTCTTTTGTGGGCGTCATCAGTGTTGGCATTTATTCTAATTATTTCCTTCTGATCGGCTCAGTCAGACAGGTGTTAGACCAGATTTTTCAGGGAATCACCGCAAGTGTTGGTAATCTGGGAGCTACAGAAGATGAGGGCAGGGTAAAAAGCATTTTTGAGACTGCTTTTTTTATCGGAAACTGGCTTTACGGGGCGGCGGCGATCTGCTTGTATGAACTTTTAAATCCGTTTGTGGAGCTCGCTTTCGGAAAGCAGTATCTGTTTGATATGCCGGTGGTCTTAATCTTATGTATTAACTTTTATATCAATGGAACGAGAAAAGCGGTGCTGACATTCCGGGACTCGCTTGGATTGTTCTGGTTTGACCGGTATAAAGCACTGGTGGAAGCGGTGTTAAACCTTGCTATTTCACTGATTCTGGTATGGAAATTTGGAACATTCGGAGTGTTTGCCGGAACATTTCTCTCTACCATGCTCACCTCTGTATGGGTGGAACCATATGTGCTGTACAGACACAGACTGCATGCGAAGGTGGCTCCGTTTTTTGTCCGCTATGTGATCTATACAGCGGTAACCGGTGTGATCTGGTATGGAACAGACCGGCTTTGCTTATTTGCGGATGGTGGAAGGGTGATCGTATTTTTAAAGAGATTTTTCATATGTGCTGTGGTGCCGAGCCTTGTGATGCTTCTTTGCTTTTGCCACACAAAAGAATTTGGAATTGTAAAGAGAAAAGCACTTGCTATATGGAAAAAGAGGTGGACAGATGGAAGAAAAAAATAA
- a CDS encoding S24/S26 family peptidase — translation MKYDIEQLLEAGEIIQIYPEGYSMYPMFVPGRDAAVIKKADVKKIRRADVVLYRRKGSILVLHRVVKRKGGQFYMAGDNQTEVEGPVEADQIRGILTAFVRNGRRISVKNPVYVIWSGLWLMFLPVRGIFWSFTAWVRRLRKNNSE, via the coding sequence ATGAAATATGATATTGAACAATTATTAGAAGCGGGAGAGATCATACAGATCTATCCCGAAGGATACAGTATGTATCCCATGTTTGTGCCGGGCAGAGATGCCGCGGTCATAAAAAAAGCGGATGTGAAAAAAATCCGGCGCGCAGATGTTGTGCTGTACCGCAGAAAAGGGAGCATTCTGGTTCTGCACCGTGTTGTAAAACGAAAAGGCGGTCAGTTTTATATGGCAGGGGATAATCAGACGGAGGTGGAAGGACCGGTGGAAGCGGACCAGATCAGAGGGATTTTGACCGCATTTGTGCGGAATGGACGTCGTATCAGCGTGAAAAATCCGGTTTATGTGATTTGGTCCGGATTGTGGCTGATGTTTCTGCCGGTGAGAGGGATATTCTGGTCATTTACTGCATGGGTGCGCCGGCTGCGTAAAAATAATTCAGAATAA
- a CDS encoding PqqD family protein — MKTSDGFVKTTIAGIPYLLPYGQKIADHARSLRLNDSGALLWDTLSLGADKSTLLSVLANYYNTDADMLPQLTSDLDSYLASLKQLGMLSYNAPAENFPPHSDQTDNTFPALFSDDRAPKYYKIGGLCFSWFGPDDLFDTYFKDFSCEAAVADQRIFIITGKPSHLADGTLLLHTTELTIFDVTDTYRFVFGTHWGIHEMRVKKDGSAAVLYCVDADNKDHAENIFHALRFAFLIAAQKQALFVLHSVSIFYQGKAWLFSGSSGTGKSTHANLWANRYHTPVLNGDLNVLGIKNGLPYLYGLPWCGTSETYTTTTYPLGGIVFLKQAPFNRVNSLPPDEQALFLMQRMISPTWTKDLLLKNLAFAETLAPLTKIFRLNCTKNPEAAAVMKAAIDQSI; from the coding sequence ATGAAAACATCTGATGGATTCGTAAAAACAACAATCGCAGGTATTCCCTATCTTCTGCCCTATGGTCAGAAAATTGCCGACCATGCACGCTCCCTGCGCCTAAATGACTCCGGTGCACTTTTATGGGATACACTCTCCCTGGGTGCGGACAAAAGCACGCTCTTATCTGTGCTGGCGAATTACTACAATACAGATGCTGATATGCTCCCTCAGCTTACCTCTGACTTAGACAGCTATCTTGCCTCTTTAAAGCAACTTGGCATGCTCTCTTACAATGCGCCGGCAGAAAATTTCCCACCGCATTCTGATCAGACCGACAATACGTTTCCTGCACTGTTTTCTGACGATCGTGCTCCAAAATATTATAAGATCGGCGGTCTCTGCTTTTCATGGTTTGGCCCGGACGATCTGTTTGATACCTATTTTAAAGATTTCTCCTGCGAAGCTGCTGTGGCTGATCAGCGCATTTTTATAATAACCGGGAAACCGTCTCATCTTGCAGATGGTACACTTCTGCTCCACACCACTGAACTTACCATCTTTGACGTCACCGACACCTACCGCTTTGTCTTTGGCACTCACTGGGGAATCCATGAAATGCGCGTAAAAAAAGACGGCTCTGCCGCCGTCCTCTACTGTGTTGATGCCGATAATAAAGATCATGCAGAAAATATTTTTCATGCACTGCGTTTTGCCTTCCTGATTGCCGCACAAAAGCAGGCTCTTTTTGTCCTGCACTCCGTTTCTATTTTTTATCAGGGAAAAGCCTGGCTCTTTTCCGGCAGCTCCGGCACCGGCAAATCCACACACGCGAACCTCTGGGCGAACCGGTATCATACTCCGGTTTTAAACGGAGACTTAAATGTACTTGGCATCAAGAACGGCCTGCCTTATCTATACGGTCTGCCCTGGTGCGGGACGTCCGAAACATACACCACCACCACCTATCCACTTGGCGGTATCGTGTTTTTAAAACAGGCTCCTTTCAACCGGGTGAACTCTCTCCCACCGGATGAACAGGCACTTTTTCTGATGCAGCGCATGATCTCCCCGACCTGGACGAAAGACCTGCTGTTAAAAAATCTGGCATTTGCAGAAACACTTGCCCCGCTGACAAAAATTTTCCGGCTGAATTGTACAAAAAATCCCGAAGCTGCAGCCGTCATGAAAGCTGCCATTGATCAGTCCATATAA
- a CDS encoding QueT transporter family protein, with the protein MRNKKVLLIVQAALIAAIYVVLTYFISAFNLASGAIQVRISEALTILPVFTPAAIPGLFIGCLLSNLLTGCMPLDVVFGSLATLIGACGTYALRKHKWLAPLPPIVANTVIVPFVLAYVYMAEGTIPFFMLTVGIGEVISCYVLGMILYKVLNNYRSVIFKNE; encoded by the coding sequence ATGAGAAACAAAAAAGTATTACTTATCGTACAGGCTGCACTGATCGCAGCAATCTATGTTGTGCTGACCTATTTTATCAGCGCATTCAATCTTGCCTCCGGCGCAATTCAGGTCCGGATTTCCGAAGCACTTACCATTTTACCGGTATTTACGCCGGCAGCCATTCCGGGACTTTTTATCGGATGCCTGTTAAGCAATCTGCTCACCGGCTGCATGCCGCTTGATGTTGTGTTTGGCAGCCTTGCAACACTGATCGGAGCGTGTGGAACTTATGCATTAAGAAAGCACAAATGGCTGGCTCCGTTACCACCGATCGTGGCAAACACGGTCATTGTACCATTTGTACTTGCATATGTGTACATGGCAGAGGGGACGATCCCATTCTTTATGCTGACTGTCGGAATCGGCGAAGTGATTTCCTGCTATGTGTTAGGTATGATCTTGTATAAAGTGTTAAATAATTACCGCAGTGTGATCTTTAAAAACGAATAA
- a CDS encoding glycosyltransferase encodes MENREKYLSFVVPCYNSESYMARCIESLLPGGEDVEIIIIDDGSKDKTVEIADAYQKQYPDLVKVIHKENGGHGSGVNAGLACARGVYFKVVDSDDWLDGTAYQKLLEKIRYYCKEAGRGEEKPDLFVCNYVYNHLEQQITRSMGYGNVFPAEKICHWSETGHFLPSQYLVMHALVYRTEILRQSGIVLPEHTFYVDNLFAYCPLPYVRNIFYMDIDLYQYYLGRDDQSVNEQMLKKRIDQQMKVTRMVIAGADLTKIKEKEPKLASYMYRNISIMMAISSIHLLLIGNEEALEKRKNLWGEIKTSNPKLYYKLKYASLSGWTDLPGAVGRRLTIGGYRLANAVYRFQ; translated from the coding sequence ATGGAGAACAGAGAAAAATATCTGAGTTTTGTGGTTCCATGTTACAACTCTGAAAGTTATATGGCGAGGTGTATCGAATCGCTTCTGCCGGGCGGAGAAGATGTGGAGATCATTATTATAGATGACGGTTCAAAGGATAAGACAGTGGAGATCGCGGATGCATATCAAAAACAATATCCGGATCTTGTGAAAGTGATACATAAGGAGAACGGTGGACACGGTTCCGGTGTCAATGCGGGACTTGCCTGCGCAAGGGGTGTTTATTTTAAGGTGGTGGACTCCGATGACTGGCTGGACGGAACTGCCTATCAGAAACTTTTAGAAAAAATCAGATATTACTGCAAAGAGGCGGGAAGGGGCGAAGAAAAGCCGGATCTGTTTGTCTGCAACTATGTATACAATCATCTGGAGCAGCAGATAACGCGCAGTATGGGATACGGGAATGTGTTTCCTGCAGAAAAAATCTGCCACTGGAGTGAGACAGGGCATTTCCTGCCGTCCCAGTATCTGGTCATGCATGCCTTGGTTTACCGCACGGAAATATTGCGGCAGTCGGGAATTGTTCTGCCGGAGCATACGTTTTATGTGGACAATCTGTTTGCCTACTGCCCGCTGCCGTATGTCAGAAATATTTTTTATATGGATATTGATCTGTACCAGTATTATCTTGGCAGGGATGACCAGTCTGTCAACGAGCAGATGTTAAAAAAGCGGATCGACCAGCAGATGAAAGTGACCAGAATGGTGATCGCGGGGGCAGATCTTACAAAAATAAAAGAGAAGGAACCAAAACTGGCATCGTATATGTACCGCAATATCTCGATCATGATGGCGATCTCATCGATTCACCTGCTTTTGATCGGAAATGAGGAAGCACTGGAAAAGCGAAAGAATCTGTGGGGAGAGATCAAAACATCCAATCCGAAACTGTACTATAAATTGAAATACGCGAGTCTGAGCGGATGGACGGATCTGCCCGGAGCAGTTGGAAGGCGGCTGACCATTGGCGGTTACCGTCTTGCGAATGCAGTTTACAGATTTCAGTAA
- a CDS encoding lysylphosphatidylglycerol synthase transmembrane domain-containing protein produces the protein MKRKSTDRKYGKEFFLFLAIMMLTFGVVLRGQNFSQLKSTLIRMKPVYVGAALFLSVFFVAAEGCMICFLLRSVGIIVHVRQCVGYSFAGFFFSGITPSASGGQPMQLYYMKRDGIPLPEGTAVLMAVATAYKFVLAVVGMMILLFWQKLLKEHLGGYFFWYIVGLSLNVLLVILLLFVMLRPVLIRHLAEKIIVMAQKCGMKIPKEKWLEKLDGFLDGYRGTVLFFRDHKEKILILIVMTFVQRSSAFLLTFLVYLGFGLSGTAMYQILLLQAAIYVAVDMLPVPGAQGITEAMYGKVFLPVFSGQYLVPAMCVTRGVGFYLMLVIGALWVLKIHYKKIGSGRKKACTNA, from the coding sequence ATGAAACGTAAGAGTACAGACCGAAAATATGGAAAAGAATTTTTTTTGTTTCTTGCGATCATGATGCTTACATTTGGTGTAGTCCTGCGTGGACAAAATTTTTCACAACTGAAATCTACACTAATCAGAATGAAGCCGGTATATGTCGGGGCGGCATTGTTCCTTTCAGTATTTTTTGTTGCTGCGGAAGGCTGTATGATCTGTTTTCTGCTTCGAAGTGTCGGGATCATAGTACATGTGCGTCAGTGTGTTGGATATTCATTTGCCGGGTTCTTTTTTTCCGGGATCACGCCGTCTGCATCGGGAGGACAGCCCATGCAGCTTTATTATATGAAAAGGGACGGTATTCCTCTGCCGGAGGGAACCGCGGTGCTGATGGCTGTTGCGACAGCTTATAAATTTGTGCTGGCGGTCGTCGGAATGATGATCCTGTTATTCTGGCAGAAACTACTGAAAGAGCATCTTGGCGGATATTTTTTCTGGTATATCGTGGGACTTTCCTTAAATGTTCTGCTCGTAATTCTTCTTTTATTTGTCATGTTAAGACCGGTTCTGATCCGTCATCTGGCCGAAAAAATAATTGTCATGGCACAAAAATGCGGCATGAAAATACCAAAAGAGAAATGGTTGGAAAAACTGGACGGATTTCTGGATGGGTACCGTGGAACGGTTCTCTTTTTCCGGGATCACAAAGAAAAAATACTGATTTTAATTGTGATGACATTTGTTCAGAGAAGCAGTGCTTTTCTGCTGACTTTTCTGGTGTATCTGGGATTTGGACTGTCTGGAACAGCGATGTACCAGATCCTGCTGCTTCAGGCAGCCATCTATGTTGCGGTGGATATGCTTCCGGTACCGGGAGCACAGGGAATCACGGAGGCGATGTATGGAAAGGTATTTCTACCGGTATTTTCAGGACAGTATCTGGTTCCTGCAATGTGCGTGACAAGGGGAGTGGGGTTTTACCTGATGCTGGTTATTGGAGCATTGTGGGTTTTAAAAATTCATTATAAAAAAATCGGTTCAGGGCGAAAAAAGGCGTGTACTAATGCTTGA
- a CDS encoding DUF4832 domain-containing protein, producing MRKKLLFFILFVLMITGIAVGIHDYFHWQVMLTTETFTESTEKIWNPNRGFYHIYGFLISDEPADMSEQLDRQMQKDTDHALAMAQINLREYRDKEISKEGLQNIERLFQAMSVTKEHWIVRFLYDWNGENEKYEPESIDFVIKHMQQVGGILTEYSDSVFTLQGLFVGNWGELNGTKYADQQSLQQLAKQLVKSTDSQMYLAVRTPVQWRKILESADADLQEDRKNPLYDRLGLFNDGMLGSGNDCGTYGEKSAAEAGTDQAWNRMEELTFQEKLCSRVPNGGEVIIDNEYNDLECAIADLKTMHVTYLNQDYDAAVLEKWASSAVQTSDCFDGMEGLSYIERHLGYRLVLSDVFMQHDFWEDTAEIKVSLKNVGFAPVYKECEPVFLVKDETGQTIYEGIPSGAIASLAGGNEAEKKENFLTNIPLRGVKAGCYSVYFAVRDTATGSFITFANDQKIEQEGYKIGTILLES from the coding sequence ATGAGAAAAAAATTACTGTTTTTCATTTTGTTTGTGTTAATGATCACCGGAATTGCTGTGGGGATACATGATTATTTTCACTGGCAGGTAATGCTTACCACGGAGACTTTTACGGAATCTACGGAGAAAATCTGGAATCCGAATCGTGGATTTTATCATATTTATGGTTTTCTGATTTCGGATGAACCGGCGGATATGAGTGAGCAGTTAGACAGGCAGATGCAAAAAGATACAGATCATGCCCTTGCCATGGCGCAGATCAATTTAAGGGAATACCGGGACAAAGAAATATCAAAGGAAGGTCTGCAGAATATCGAAAGACTTTTTCAGGCGATGTCTGTGACAAAAGAGCACTGGATCGTACGGTTTTTGTATGACTGGAATGGGGAAAATGAGAAGTATGAACCGGAGAGTATCGATTTTGTGATAAAACATATGCAGCAGGTTGGAGGAATATTAACAGAATACAGTGACTCTGTGTTTACATTACAGGGGCTCTTTGTCGGCAACTGGGGGGAACTCAATGGGACAAAGTATGCAGATCAGCAGTCTTTACAGCAGCTTGCAAAACAGCTTGTAAAATCGACGGATAGCCAGATGTATCTTGCAGTGCGGACACCGGTACAGTGGCGGAAGATCCTGGAAAGTGCAGATGCAGACTTGCAGGAAGATCGTAAAAATCCGCTGTATGACAGGCTTGGACTGTTCAATGACGGAATGTTAGGAAGTGGCAATGACTGTGGTACTTATGGTGAAAAAAGTGCCGCAGAGGCAGGTACAGATCAGGCGTGGAACCGCATGGAAGAACTTACTTTTCAGGAAAAATTGTGTTCCCGTGTGCCAAATGGCGGGGAGGTCATCATAGACAATGAATATAATGATTTAGAGTGCGCTATTGCGGATTTAAAAACCATGCATGTGACTTATCTGAATCAGGACTATGATGCGGCAGTATTAGAAAAGTGGGCGTCATCTGCGGTACAGACATCGGACTGCTTTGACGGGATGGAAGGACTTTCGTATATAGAGAGGCATTTAGGTTACCGTCTGGTGTTGTCGGATGTTTTTATGCAGCATGATTTCTGGGAAGATACGGCAGAAATAAAAGTGTCACTTAAGAATGTCGGATTTGCACCGGTCTATAAAGAGTGTGAACCGGTATTCCTTGTGAAAGATGAAACAGGTCAGACGATTTATGAGGGAATCCCCTCAGGGGCTATTGCGTCACTTGCCGGGGGAAATGAAGCAGAAAAAAAGGAGAACTTTTTAACAAATATACCGCTTCGGGGTGTAAAGGCTGGATGTTACAGTGTATATTTTGCGGTGCGGGATACGGCGACCGGCAGTTTTATCACATTCGCAAATGATCAGAAAATAGAACAGGAAGGATATAAGATCGGAACCATTTTACTGGAATCGTAA